GCCAGCCGCCTCCGCGCGCCCTTCGCGCTCGCGGTGGTGAGCGCACTGAGCAGGTGGCACACCGCCGCGACCGGGGTCGGGGAGTCGGCATACGAGGCGGATCCGGTGCGCACCCGGATGAGCGAGGTCGCTATCGATGCGAGCGGGGCGTCCTCACTGTCCGTGATGACGACGAGCTGACCCCCGGCTTCATGGAAGAGCCGCCCGAGCCGCACGGTCTCCTCGCGGTAGCGCCGCAGGGAGAACGCGATGAGCACGTCGCTGGCCCGCACGTCCGTGAGCACGGTGAGCGGCTGCAGCGCGTGCCCGTCGACGAGGAACACGTTCGACAGCGTCGCCGAGAGATCCGCATTGAGCAGTTGCGCGTACGCCGCCGCCTTGCCCTCGCCTGCCACATA
This genomic stretch from Microbacterium sp. Nx66 harbors:
- a CDS encoding MurR/RpiR family transcriptional regulator, yielding MNDHDHDQEDRDLVSPRDRYGERIRTNLSAESIQARIIETEQRTLAQTFEELSRSAQVPQAAALLLGARRRYVAGEGKAAAYAQLLNADLSATLSNVFLVDGHALQPLTVLTDVRASDVLIAFSLRRYREETVRLGRLFHEAGGQLVVITDSEDAPLASIATSLIRVRTGSASYADSPTPVAAVCHLLSALTTASAKGARRRLAERDRLVARLGLYGPETPRPRTEEDK